The Mesobacillus jeotgali genome window below encodes:
- the leuC gene encoding 3-isopropylmalate dehydratase large subunit, translating to MGKTIIEKIWEKHVVRREEGKPDLMYIDLHLVHEVTSPQAFSGLRLKNRSVRRPDLTFATMDHNVPTVNRLEINDPVAKTQMDTLRNNCLEFGITLADLDSPEQGIVHVIGPELGLTQPGKTIVCGDSHTSTHGAFGALAFGIGTSEVEHVLATQTLWQTKPMTLKVEVTGSLAPGVSAKDLILYIISKYGVNFGTGYVIEFCGEAIRKMSMEERMTICNMSIEGGAKASLVAPDDKTFAYLNGRKYVEQGDDFLDKILEWQQLSSDDDAEYDHTITVDGDSIGPMVSWGTNPSMTAPVNDRVPYLAECASEAERKSVQRAFEYMGLTEGQLITDINVTKVFIGSCTNSRIEDLRAAAEVVKGKKVAPGVNAIVVPGSQQVKKEAEAEGIAQVFIEAGFEWRESGCSMCLSMNADIVPAGEHCASTSNRNFEGRQGAGARTHLVSPAMAAAAALHGHFVDVRSMAGMTV from the coding sequence TTGGGGAAAACGATCATCGAAAAAATTTGGGAGAAGCATGTAGTGCGCCGGGAAGAAGGAAAACCAGACCTGATGTATATCGACCTTCATCTTGTTCATGAGGTAACCTCCCCGCAGGCTTTTTCGGGGCTGAGGCTGAAAAATAGGTCTGTTCGACGGCCGGATTTGACGTTTGCGACCATGGACCACAATGTACCGACCGTCAACCGTCTTGAGATCAATGACCCTGTTGCCAAAACCCAGATGGATACTTTAAGGAATAATTGCCTTGAATTCGGCATTACCCTGGCCGACCTTGACAGTCCTGAACAGGGCATTGTCCATGTCATCGGGCCAGAACTGGGGCTGACTCAGCCTGGAAAGACGATTGTATGCGGGGACAGCCACACTTCGACGCATGGAGCGTTCGGAGCCCTGGCATTCGGAATTGGTACGAGTGAGGTTGAGCATGTGCTGGCTACTCAAACGCTCTGGCAGACGAAGCCGATGACACTGAAAGTTGAGGTTACCGGCTCGCTTGCACCGGGGGTAAGCGCCAAGGATCTTATTTTATATATTATCAGTAAGTACGGAGTCAATTTCGGTACTGGTTATGTCATTGAATTCTGCGGCGAGGCCATCAGGAAGATGTCGATGGAAGAAAGGATGACCATCTGCAATATGTCGATTGAAGGTGGAGCCAAGGCTTCACTCGTCGCCCCTGATGACAAAACCTTCGCCTATTTAAATGGAAGGAAATATGTTGAGCAGGGAGACGACTTTCTCGATAAGATTCTTGAATGGCAGCAGCTCAGCTCTGATGATGACGCTGAGTATGACCATACCATCACTGTGGATGGCGATTCCATTGGGCCGATGGTCAGCTGGGGTACCAACCCATCAATGACTGCGCCGGTGAACGACAGAGTGCCTTACCTGGCTGAATGTGCAAGTGAGGCAGAAAGAAAGTCCGTACAAAGAGCGTTTGAATATATGGGGCTGACGGAGGGTCAGTTGATTACAGATATAAATGTTACCAAAGTCTTTATCGGTTCCTGCACGAATTCAAGAATAGAGGATCTCAGGGCAGCAGCAGAGGTGGTTAAAGGGAAAAAGGTTGCCCCTGGAGTCAATGCGATAGTGGTACCTGGTTCCCAGCAGGTAAAGAAGGAGGCAGAAGCAGAAGGCATTGCCCAGGTTTTTATTGAAGCAGGATTTGAATGGCGCGAATCCGGCTGCAGCATGTGCCTGAGCATGAACGCTGACATTGTACCAGCTGGCGAGCATTGTGCATCCACTTCAAACCGCAATTTTGAAGGCAGACAGGGTGCCGGAGCACGAACCCACTTAGTCAGCCCGGCAATGGCTGCAGCTGCCGCTCTTCATGGACATTTTGTCGATGTCAGGTCAATGGCCGGCATGACGGTTTAG